A segment of the Myxococcota bacterium genome:
CGATCGGGCCGCTGGCATGGAACTGGGCGCTGCGCTCGATCAGCGCGGGCACCATGGCGGCGTTCATCTTCGTTCAGCCGCTGATCGGGCTCCTGGCGGCGCGCGCGCTGCTCTCCGAGCCGGTCGGCCCGCTCGCGCTCCTGGGCGCGGGGCTGATCCTGGCGGGAGTCACTTTGGAGGCACTGCGATCGGCTCCGGAATCGCGCGCCGCGGCGCTCTAGCGGAGTCGAGCGAGAAGACCGCGATCCCCGTCCAGATCAGCAGCAGCGCGACCGCGCGCGCCTCGCCGAACGATTCGCCGTAGAACGCGACCGCGAGCACCGCCGAGAGCGTGGGCGCGAGATACTGGATGAAGCCGAGCGTCGACAGCGGCAGGCGCCGCGCCGCGCGCGCGAACCACATGAGCGGGAACGCCGTCACCACGCCGGAGAGCGCCAGCAGGAGCGACGTGCGCGACTCACCGCCCAGAATGTGACTCTGCCCGTGCGCAGCGCCCCAACCCAGGAACGCCAGCGCCCCCGGCGCGATCAGCGCCGTCTCGATCGTGAGTCCCACCAGGGACGAGACGCGAGTCAGCTTGCGCAGCAGCCCGTACAGCGAGAAGGAGCCGGCGAGCGCCAGCGGGATCCACGGCGCAGCGCCGGTCCCGGCGCCCAGCACCCCCACGCCCGCCGCCGCCAGCCCCAGTGCCGCGAGCTGCGAGCGCTTCATGTGCTCACCCAGGAAGACCACGCCCAGGGCGATGCTGACCAGAGGATTCAGGAAGTAGCCGAAGCTCGCCTCGACGATCCTGCCCACCTGCACCGCCCAGATGAAGATCCCCCAGTTCACGGCGATCAGCGCGCCGGAGCCGCACAGGGCGAGCCGGCGCTTCCGGTCGCCCAGGACCTCGCGCAGCTCGCCTGCGCGCCCGAGCCCCAACACGAGCGGCACCGTGAACACGAGTGACCACACCACCCGGCTGGCCACGACCTCGAGCGACGGCACGTCGGACAAGAGCTTCCAGTAGGCGGGCGCGAGGCCCCACCAGCCGTATGCGGCCACGGCATAGCCGGCGCCCGCCCATCGTCCGTCCGGCTCGCTCTTCATCACGCGCTGGAATGCATCCTATCCTGTCGAGGTGTCGGACTGCTTCGTATGCCGGAAGCACCGCGGGGAGGTCGACATTCCCGGCGGGGCGATCTACCAGGACGACCTGGTCTACGCCAGTCACATGGCCATGCCGGACTCCGGAGCGGACGTGTATCTGGGCACGCTGTTCGTGGAGCCCAGGCGCTGCGTCGAGGGCTTCGGTGACCTGACCCGGCCCGAGGCCGAGCGCGTGGGCTGGCTGGCGAGCCGGCTCGCCGCCGCGCTGCGCACGAGCGAGGGCGCCGAGCACGTGTACCTGTTCGTGCTGGGCGCGCACGTGCCGCACCTGCACCTGTGGCTCGCGCCGCGCTATCCGGGCACGCCGCGCGAGTACTGGGCCATGCGCCTGGGCGAGTGGCCGGGGGCGCCGCGCGGGGGGCGCACGGAGGTCGCCGCGCTG
Coding sequences within it:
- the rarD gene encoding EamA family transporter RarD; this translates as MKSEPDGRWAGAGYAVAAYGWWGLAPAYWKLLSDVPSLEVVASRVVWSLVFTVPLVLGLGRAGELREVLGDRKRRLALCGSGALIAVNWGIFIWAVQVGRIVEASFGYFLNPLVSIALGVVFLGEHMKRSQLAALGLAAAGVGVLGAGTGAAPWIPLALAGSFSLYGLLRKLTRVSSLVGLTIETALIAPGALAFLGWGAAHGQSHILGGESRTSLLLALSGVVTAFPLMWFARAARRLPLSTLGFIQYLAPTLSAVLAVAFYGESFGEARAVALLLIWTGIAVFSLDSARAPRRAIPEPIAVPPK
- a CDS encoding HIT family protein, whose protein sequence is MSDCFVCRKHRGEVDIPGGAIYQDDLVYASHMAMPDSGADVYLGTLFVEPRRCVEGFGDLTRPEAERVGWLASRLAAALRTSEGAEHVYLFVLGAHVPHLHLWLAPRYPGTPREYWAMRLGEWPGAPRGGRTEVAALSERVRQQLKPTQ